A region of the Nodularia sp. LEGE 06071 genome:
TCTGATCCATCGCACTGGGGCTAAGACGCTTGATCAGATCTATGTCGTTACTCATATTACAGACAGTTGAATAGCACGTTTACAGATTTATTAGTCACACAGAAACAAGTAGTATACACCCAATTGAAGCCAATGTGTTTAATCCAACCTGATTATGTTTTAACTCGCAGGTGTTCAAGAGTCAAACATGATCATTACTCTTGAGCGGGGAAGTCTGACTGTAACAACTGTCTGGTAGCTTTAATAATTCGGATATCTTTCGCAAAGAATTCGTTTTTATTAGGCTTTGAAGAACTGTTGGTTGTGTCCAGATTTCCGGCAATGGTTGGAAGTTATTTTGGTGTAGGTAACCTACTGGCTTAAGAAAAACTGGCTGGTTTATCCAGAATTTGTAAACCAATACTTTACTTACAACTTCCGGGAGTTTTTTGGAAGTATAGGCATTTGACTGGAGGGACAATCATCTACCTAAAATTAGGCGATAATTCCAAGTTCAAATTACCTTTTATTTTCTTACAACATGATATTCTATTTTCGTCCGTTTTTTTATTAATTTTGTATAAAGTAATCTATTGGCAATACTTCCATGATTATCATGTAAATGGTTAATTTGCAACTGTTTATTAAGATTCTCTGATATTTCACCAAAAACTCTGAGTTTCAGTTTAATTAGTGCTTTGGTGTTGGGAGGATGACAAAGAAACCTCTAATGCAGATTAAACTAATTTACATCCGGATTATACTGTTTATACGTATATTTTAAAAATAGTATTTTCACTGAATTATTCATGTTTACCAAGACCTCCTCAAGGTGATAGTTAAAAGACTATAGCAATCAAATTTGCTCCGGTGAATTATCCGGAGTTTCCAGGGAAATCTTCACAAGGAATGGGGAAGAGCAAATCAGGGATATGTATGTGCTGAGGATTGTTCTAACAATCAAATCGCAGTCCGAGAATAGAACTCTTTTAACTTTAATGATCATAGTTTGGTGGCTCTAAGTGATTTAATTTTGAGAGCGAGAAGGTTTAACCTGAGTTCGCATTTTCTCAAAGCTGTAAGCTGCTACACCAAAACTGACGAATACCACGCCCATAATTTGGATAATTGCCAAGGTTTCCTGAAGCATCAAACCAGCAAAAACTACGGTTAAAATTGGGACTCCGGCTCCGATAATCGCCGAGCGTAACCCACCTAATTTGCGAATACCAACATTTTGGAGTACATAGCCGAGGAGAGTGAGAACACCCAAAATAAAAGCACTCAAAATCAGTTCTAGCAACTGCGACTGCTCAACAACAATACTCAAATTGCTTGGTAAAGGCAGTATCAAACAGATAAAGCTCAACACAAACATGGTGGTAAAGTTAATTAAAGTAAAAGACACTGGATGCACTTTAGTACCACATACCCGCGTCAAAATTACGTAGCAGGCAAAAGCTACGCCAGCTAAGATGGCTGTGCTGCTTCCCAGGGAGAAATTAGCCATACCCAGGCTTGCAGAACCTCCTAAAACCAGCAATTCACCGCAGAAGATAGCGCCCATAGCAGCCGAGTGAAATCCACTAGGGCGATCGCGAAACAGTAACCATGAGAGAAGGCCGCTAATCATGGGGTAGACAAAGAACAAAGCGATCGCCATTCCAGTTGCTACCTGACCAATAGCCAGGTAGATCAGCACCTGAGATAAAAACAAACAGCAACCACTGGCGATAGATAACTGTAAAGTTCTCTGTTTCTGAACACTACTCTTAGGAGTGGAATTACCACGTGATGATCCCAAAAGGTTCTGCATATCTTGCCATACTTGTGGATGCATCATGGGAGCCAAGAGTAACATTAGTGGCACAACTACCAGCAACCGGAGCATTAAAATTAACAGGATATTTCCCAGTGTTGGCGAAATAATGCCCTGGATCTCTAAAACTCCAAAATTGTCGTAAGCTTTAAAAAACATCCCCTTGATGGCTATGTTGTATAGCGATGAGACGATTGTTGACAACACAACCAACAAAAAACCTATCTGGATTGGCGAAAAAGTTCGGGAGCTAGGTAACTGTGATGATGCAGGTTTTGCTTTTTGCTTGGTTCCTGGGTCAGAAGTTAGGGGTTTATTCTTGCGTTCAAACGAGTTTCTACTGAGTACTGAACTGGGTTCGCGAACCTTTCCTGTCTCTGGCGAGGATTTAGTATTGCTTTCAGACGAGTTTCTGCTGAGTACTGAACTGGGTTCGCTAGCCTTTTCTGGCTCTGAGAATTTGGTATTGCTGGAGGACAAATCGCCACTGAGGACGGAACTGGGTTCGTTGACCTTTTCCTGTTCCCCTGAGAATTTGGTATTGCTGGAGGACAAATCGCCACTGAGGACGGAACTGGGTTCGCTAGCCTTTTCCTGTGGCTCTGAGAATTTGGTATTGCTGGAGGACAAATCGCCACTGAGGACGGAACTGGGTTCGTTGACCTTTTCCTGTTCCCCTGAGAATTTGGTATTGCTGGAGGACAAATCGCCACTGAGGACGGAACTGGGTTCAGTCACTAGTGGAAGTATTTTATTTGCCGATGACCCTAGTGTAGAAGGATCAGGATTGTTACTTTCAGATAAGTCTTCAGTGCTTGTATAACTTAGCTTGGTGGCGCTGGTTTGGATGACTCCTGTTTGTAAATGTGTTGGAGAGGAAGGCGGCGGTTGTTGCTCCGTGGGGGGCAAAATATTCGGTGGTGATGCTTTTACAGTTGGTTGTGAGATTTCTGTTGTGGTTTTTCCTAGTTCACCGCGCAGATGATTAATAAAGTCCTCGACAATCGCTTCCCCCTGCTGCTGTTGGCTCTGCATCCGAGACAACTGTTGGGAAAGATTATTTTGGTAATTCTTCAGTTCCTGTTGTAAGGAATTAAAGGTAATTGTCAGGGTATCATCCAAAGTGCCAAGCATTTGTTCAGCACTCTCATTGTTATTACCGGCTGACTTGATAGCAGATCGTTCCTGGGAATTACCTTCTACTGATTTGCTGGCTAAACTTGCCAGCGATGATTGCAGCTGCGAAGATATATGCTTTGCCAAGGCTTCTGATAACTGACGAATCAACACTTGCTGTTCGGTGATTTGTCTTACCTGTTGTAAGTGTTCCTTTTCCTCTAGCAACTGTTGAATTTCGTCAGATAAACGAGTTTTATCGGCCTGAAGCCGTTTTATTTCTTCCTGTAACGATCTGAGGACATTTTGCTGGAGTTTTTCTAAATCCTCCACCACAGCCCATAAAGCTGTCTCTGCTGCTCTGGATAGCTCGCCTCTGACTCGTGGGTTGTCTGGTCGCTTCTCAAATCGCCCCATTAGCTTCTAACCTCTAACACCTTGAAGATAAAGCTGCTTTCCGTAAACTTGCTGGGCATCCATCGTGATTTCCTGGATTTTGTCAGGTAAATTCAAAACTTTTGCCGGAATTGCGTACATAAATTTAATTTTGTCATGGTGAGTACAAGGTTGGCAAAGTATCCAATTTATTTACATAGCAGCCGGATTATACTTTCTTGCCTTCAGCATCAACGAGATGCTGGCCATGAGACTTATTTAAATTAACGGTTCTCTTGTGAGAGTTTATTAGAAAAAACAACACTCCCAATATAAATACTTGCTTTTTTAGTAGCAACGGTCATTATCAAAAGCTGATCAATACCTGTATTGCCACAACAGGATTATCAGATTTATGGAATTATATGTCAATTTTTGCAGAATGTAGCTTGTGTGACAGTTTACATTCTTAATAGCTCTTAGACTAGTGTTCCGCAGAAATTCAAATTATTACTATCCCCTGTTAATTATTTTAGTGAATTAACTGCTATTCTGCAAAAACATACTTTGGTTTTGATGCTGTAGCAGTCTGCTTTTCAGATAAAAGCTAGAAAAATATCAATTGATTCGGTTACATAAAGAATAAATATTAGAGGAAGAAAATTCTGGCAGTGCTAAAAATGGTAGCGCTGAGGATTGCACTCACGGGAAGGGTAATTAGCCATGCAAGGGCAATACCTTGTAGAGTTTGAAATTTAATTGATTTGATATTTTGCATCAGTCCAATACCGACAACACCGCCAACAAGTGCATGGGAGGTGGAGACAGGTAAACCGAAGCGGGAGGCTAGCAGGATGGTGGTGGCGGTTGCAAGTTCGGCACAGAAGCCACTACTAGGTTGCAAAGATATGATGTTTTCGCCAATTGTGGCAATCACCTTTTTACCCCAAAGGGCTAAACCAGCGACAATACCAGCACCACCAAGGATTAAAATCCAGATGGGGATGATAATGCCATTGATCGGGACGCTACCAGTGCGATTAATATAGACGATCGCCGCTAAAGGAGCGATCGCATTACCAACATCATTAGAACCATGAGCGAAGGCGACAAAGCAAGCACTGAGAACTTGAAACCGACCGAATAGGCGTTCTACGGGATTGGGGAGTGGGGAGTGGGGAGTGGGGAGTGGGGAGTGGGGAGTGGGGAGTATTTGCTCTTTGTCTGCTGTATTCTCTACTTGTTCTAACTGTCGCCAACTAATGACTGTGAGTGCAATGGCTGCAATTGTACCTGTGAATAAGGGAATGTCGTAACTAGGTAGGTTTAAACCAATGCGTTGATTAAAGTAATTGGTTAGAGGTTGGGTTAAGGAAGGTAGGACTATAACACCAAATATTCCTAGCAGAATGACACTCAGCCAAGGAATCCACTGTTGTAGCTGTGCTACTGAATTAGGTTGATCCAAAATCCAATGCTTGATTTGACTGTAAAATAAAGCGGCGATCGCACTACTGATGATCGGCGTGAATATCCAGCCAATGGTAACGAGGCCAATGGATGACCAATTAATTGCATCTACTCCCACAGCTACCCAACTAAATCCAGCGATCGCACCTACAACTGCATGAGATGAGGCTACAGGTAAACCGCGTGAGGTGGCAATTTGCAGCCACAACCCACAGCTAATTAACACTGATACCATCCCAATTAAGTACATTTTTGGTGTAGCCGCGAATAAAACAGGATTGGCAATTTTCGTGGCTAAGGTTTGGGATACTTGATGCCCAAATAATACCGCACCTGTAAACTCTAAAATCCCGGCAATAATTATCGCCTGTTTGAGAGTGATAGCTTTGGAACCTACTGAGGTTCCCATTGAGTTGGCGACATCGTTAGCGCCGAGATTACAGGCGACGTAGAAGGCTAGTAGGGCGATGAAAATTAATGTCATGGACATTGAGCGTTGGGGTAGATGGAAAGAAAATAGCGCGATTCTCAGATGAATCAAAAGCAAGGGCTTATCGCAAAATATCGAGAAGCGCTATAAATATTTTCTAGTGTTATCGTGTTTGCCCGGATTACGGATAAATTAAAATTTTATATGTTGCGGGATTAGGTGCGATCGCTTGTTCTACGGCTGCTGATAAGTTTTGTAATGAATAGCGATCGCTAATTAAGGCCTGGACATCGATACTGCGATTAAACACAATCTCCGCCGAGAGACTCTGAAGCCGATAGGACGAACTGTAACTACCCATTAAGTCAATTTCCCGACGGTAAAGAATATTCGGGTTAATGGGAATTTCCAACTCATCGGGGAATTCTGCGAAAAATAGAATCTTACCACCTTTGCGGGTACATTCCAGAGCTTGAAAAAAAGCTTTGTCACTGGGAACAGCCAGCAGCGTCACATCAACACCCATCCCCCCAGTCAAGGCTTGAATTTTGGCAGGTAAATCAGGATCACGTGCATCAAAAGCCGCATCTGCGCCGACATCCAAGGCTTTCTCTACTCTCGATGGTAATAGATCAGTGGCGATCGCTTTCGCCCCAAAATACTTGACCAACATCACAAACATTAACCCAATGGGTCCCGCACCAGTCACCAATACAGTTTGTCCTGGGGCAATTTGGGCTTTTTTCACAGCCTTCAGACAGCAGTTAGTTGGTTCGACAAAACTCGCCTCTTCAAAGCTGATGTGATCAGGAATGGGAATTAACCCGCCATTCTGGACAATATGTCCGGGAACCTTGACATACTCCGCAAAACCGCCACCACTAGCGTTAAATCCGGCTGTGGTAGAAATATTTTTATAGACATCGCACATCGAGAAATTATCATTTAAGCAGTAAGCGCAACGCATACAAGGAATATGGTGCATTACCGCCACCCGTTGTCCTACTTGCCAAGATTTTACTTCAGAACCCACGGCTGCGATCGTACCCGCCGTTTCATGTCCAAATATGCGTGGTGGTTCATATAGGGGATAACGAATTTTTTTAATATCTGATTGACATAATCCCACGACTCCCACCTGTACCAGCACTTCATCTGGTTCTAGCGTCGGGACTGGGATTTCTTCGTAGGATAATTGATTAACGCCTCTAAATACCTGTGCTTTCATTTTGGTTTTTCCCCGCTCATCTTTCTTAGATGTAGCATTTAGCGGGTCATGTTAGGTTAAGAGGTTGGAGGTTTATGCTTGTAAACTGGTTTCACTGAGAGTTTTTAGTTGCTACCCAGCCACTAGTCCAAAGTCCTGTATAAAATCTCAAGATATTACCAAAACCAGCTTGCTGTAATAATTCCATTACTCTCACTTCGGTGATGGTATAAACACCTTTGTTGATTGTTTCTAGGACTTCCATAATTTTTGCAGTGTCTATTCCCATTTCTTGCCAAAAAACTTTGATGATGGAAATCATCCGTTCAAATTCAGAAGTACCTTGTTCACCATATATATCCACTAAAATCAAAGTAGCTGAGGATTTGAGACGCTGGGAAATATCTTGAAGAAAAGCCAGTTTACTACCATCATCTGGCAGGAAATGCATCACTAAAATACAAGTTGCTGCGTCATATAAAGAAGTCATATCTAAATCATGTGTATATCCTGCAAATAATTTGACTCGTTCAGATAATCCATGCTGCTCTATTTTCTGTTGAGCGATCGCCAGCATATTACTCGATGGATCTACGCCTAGCATCTGCCACTGTGAATTACCTTTACCAAACTTGACTAACTCCATACCACTACCTGCACCCACTATCAACAGATTAGCTTTTTCTGGTAGAGTTGCTTTCAGAACAGACAATGCCATAGTATGCATTACCTCATAACCAGGTAGAACCCTTTGAGCCATCAAATCGTACTCATTAGTCGCAACTGGTGGGTTAGAGTCAAAATTTATAGTTTTGTTTGTCATTACTTTTAGTGTCCTAATAAGTCAGAAAATAACATTGGCATCGTAATTGAACTATAGCAATCCTGTTTGATTTGCTTTCCACGTAGAGGCTCAGATATCCCTCCCACTTCTCGAATAATTAGGGGATATTTCTATTTGTAACTTATATTTTTCTTTGGTATTGCTATATTTTAATTACATTCCCTAAAGGCAAAAAACGAAATAATGCTAAATTAGATAGTTATCAAAGAGGCAGGATATATTTTGTATTTCTTCTGGTCTTGAATATACATCAGCAGACATTTAGCAATATATTCTGCTAACTTAACAGGTACAGCGTTACCAATCATCTGTTCTAAGTCTGTTTTTGAACCTTCAAAAATAAAATCATCGGGAAAAGTTTGAATATAGCTTCTTTCACGAGTAGTTAGGGGACGTGAATTAGGTGTTACTGGCGCAGCATCTCGCGGATGTTGTTGATAATTTTTTGGTATTGGTCTATTCACACCTCGAACCGTGGGACTGGGTTCGTCAATACTAAAAATTCCTCTTCTTTGATAAGTTCTAGGATGTCTATAATAATATTCAAGCCCTAAACTATTTCCCATATAATCTCTAATAGTTTTAGGTTTTGTAGACAAATTAGCCTCTAAATAAGGTTGTAGCTTTTCGTCCTCACCACCAAGTTCTCCTATACAAAAGAATCTTTTCCGCTTTTGTGGAACACCGCATAAACTCGCATCTAATACTTTTTCTGTTAAACCGTAACCAGCAGTTTTAAGAATTTGACGGAATTCTTTATATTTATTACTTTTGCTAAACCTGGGGACATTTTCCATCACAAACCATTGGCTACGAACACCAGATATTATTTTAGCGAATGTAATACTTAAATCGCCTCTACCTAAATCTTCATTCCTCTTACCAGCACTAGAAAAATCCTGACACGGTGGACCACCAATGATCACATCAGGTAAGAATTTATGAAATAATGCATAATTGCTGTTTACCTGACTCAAGTCATATTCAAAAATTGGATGCTGAAAGTTCTGCTTATAAACATTAATTGCAGATAGCCAATTATCAAAAGCAGCTACAATTTCAAATCCAGAATTTTCAAATCCTAGTGATAAACCGCCGCATCCAGCAAATAAATCTATGACTTTTAATGCTGAAGACTGCAATAAAAAATTTTCCTGCATACTAATCACACATCCTTTAATTTAGCATCAAAGATTTCTGGGTTACTCAAGATAATGGCATCAAATCTTCTTTCAGGACTTAGAAAATTTTGCCCCCCGCCTAAAATTATATTATTGATTTCTTCCTTGCTGATTCTGGGTTTAATCAAATTATCAGAAATCATATATGGACGAGTCTTAGACCCACTTAAAGCGAAAGCTTTATCATTTATCGATAACTAACTTATGATTTACTTTACCATCAAGTGCAAATTCATATAACATTTTCGCAAGCCATACCACCGAACGCATAGGTCTTTGTATAGTTTCTTCTGATTTAGCTAATCTTTTACATATATCGAAGAATAGTCTAGTAAATCCAAAGTTACTCCAAACAAAAATATCTAAGCAGTTTTGGTAAAGTTTTGAAGTTTTGCCAACAGTTTTCCATATAGGTTGCATAACTAATGGAGATTGTAGTTCTAGATTATCCGCCAGTAATTTATCCAAGCACTCTACAAGTTGTAAAATAAACGGTAGTACCTGACGTATACTTAACCAATCTTCAATTTGACTACAAACTGGATCAAGATAAGTTAGTAATTTATTTCTATCATTTTGAAATTCATAAGCAATACTCAGAGCCAGATAGACAATAGTATCTGGTCTGATCACAATTTCACAACCGTATTGATTATCTGGTAATCTATATGTAGAATTATCGGGTAATGCTGTTAATTTAATTTCTATCCTTCCTAAACAAGCATTATCTCTATTCATGTCATGAGTAACTAGATCAACTCGTGGAAGTTTCCCTGTAACGATTCTTCTATAAGGTACATAATCACTTTCAAAGGAAAAGAATAAATTTGGAGAAAGAGGACAAGCCCCAAATATATCAAGTACGTCTATTTCTTGATGCTGAATTTCTAATTTTTCGTCCAACGTTAAATAATTCAGTTTTAGCCCTTTATTATACATATAACAAGCTAATGATACAGGAAAAGAATTATTAAATTGATTTTTTCCCCAACTTTCTCTTTGAGAAAAATCTCTATTAGAATTATTTAAACCAAATAAACTGGCTTCTATTTTTTGGG
Encoded here:
- a CDS encoding inorganic phosphate transporter, with protein sequence MSMTLIFIALLAFYVACNLGANDVANSMGTSVGSKAITLKQAIIIAGILEFTGAVLFGHQVSQTLATKIANPVLFAATPKMYLIGMVSVLISCGLWLQIATSRGLPVASSHAVVGAIAGFSWVAVGVDAINWSSIGLVTIGWIFTPIISSAIAALFYSQIKHWILDQPNSVAQLQQWIPWLSVILLGIFGVIVLPSLTQPLTNYFNQRIGLNLPSYDIPLFTGTIAAIALTVISWRQLEQVENTADKEQILPTPHSPLPTPHSPLPNPVERLFGRFQVLSACFVAFAHGSNDVGNAIAPLAAIVYINRTGSVPINGIIIPIWILILGGAGIVAGLALWGKKVIATIGENIISLQPSSGFCAELATATTILLASRFGLPVSTSHALVGGVVGIGLMQNIKSIKFQTLQGIALAWLITLPVSAILSATIFSTARIFFL
- a CDS encoding DNA cytosine methyltransferase → MQENFLLQSSALKVIDLFAGCGGLSLGFENSGFEIVAAFDNWLSAINVYKQNFQHPIFEYDLSQVNSNYALFHKFLPDVIIGGPPCQDFSSAGKRNEDLGRGDLSITFAKIISGVRSQWFVMENVPRFSKSNKYKEFRQILKTAGYGLTEKVLDASLCGVPQKRKRFFCIGELGGEDEKLQPYLEANLSTKPKTIRDYMGNSLGLEYYYRHPRTYQRRGIFSIDEPSPTVRGVNRPIPKNYQQHPRDAAPVTPNSRPLTTRERSYIQTFPDDFIFEGSKTDLEQMIGNAVPVKLAEYIAKCLLMYIQDQKKYKIYPASLITI
- a CDS encoding EamA family transporter, which translates into the protein MGRFEKRPDNPRVRGELSRAAETALWAVVEDLEKLQQNVLRSLQEEIKRLQADKTRLSDEIQQLLEEKEHLQQVRQITEQQVLIRQLSEALAKHISSQLQSSLASLASKSVEGNSQERSAIKSAGNNNESAEQMLGTLDDTLTITFNSLQQELKNYQNNLSQQLSRMQSQQQQGEAIVEDFINHLRGELGKTTTEISQPTVKASPPNILPPTEQQPPPSSPTHLQTGVIQTSATKLSYTSTEDLSESNNPDPSTLGSSANKILPLVTEPSSVLSGDLSSSNTKFSGEQEKVNEPSSVLSGDLSSSNTKFSEPQEKASEPSSVLSGDLSSSNTKFSGEQEKVNEPSSVLSGDLSSSNTKFSEPEKASEPSSVLSRNSSESNTKSSPETGKVREPSSVLSRNSFERKNKPLTSDPGTKQKAKPASSQLPSSRTFSPIQIGFLLVVLSTIVSSLYNIAIKGMFFKAYDNFGVLEIQGIISPTLGNILLILMLRLLVVVPLMLLLAPMMHPQVWQDMQNLLGSSRGNSTPKSSVQKQRTLQLSIASGCCLFLSQVLIYLAIGQVATGMAIALFFVYPMISGLLSWLLFRDRPSGFHSAAMGAIFCGELLVLGGSASLGMANFSLGSSTAILAGVAFACYVILTRVCGTKVHPVSFTLINFTTMFVLSFICLILPLPSNLSIVVEQSQLLELILSAFILGVLTLLGYVLQNVGIRKLGGLRSAIIGAGVPILTVVFAGLMLQETLAIIQIMGVVFVSFGVAAYSFEKMRTQVKPSRSQN
- a CDS encoding zinc-dependent dehydrogenase, with protein sequence MKAQVFRGVNQLSYEEIPVPTLEPDEVLVQVGVVGLCQSDIKKIRYPLYEPPRIFGHETAGTIAAVGSEVKSWQVGQRVAVMHHIPCMRCAYCLNDNFSMCDVYKNISTTAGFNASGGGFAEYVKVPGHIVQNGGLIPIPDHISFEEASFVEPTNCCLKAVKKAQIAPGQTVLVTGAGPIGLMFVMLVKYFGAKAIATDLLPSRVEKALDVGADAAFDARDPDLPAKIQALTGGMGVDVTLLAVPSDKAFFQALECTRKGGKILFFAEFPDELEIPINPNILYRREIDLMGSYSSSYRLQSLSAEIVFNRSIDVQALISDRYSLQNLSAAVEQAIAPNPATYKILIYP
- a CDS encoding class I SAM-dependent methyltransferase, whose product is MTNKTINFDSNPPVATNEYDLMAQRVLPGYEVMHTMALSVLKATLPEKANLLIVGAGSGMELVKFGKGNSQWQMLGVDPSSNMLAIAQQKIEQHGLSERVKLFAGYTHDLDMTSLYDAATCILVMHFLPDDGSKLAFLQDISQRLKSSATLILVDIYGEQGTSEFERMISIIKVFWQEMGIDTAKIMEVLETINKGVYTITEVRVMELLQQAGFGNILRFYTGLWTSGWVATKNSQ